The stretch of DNA aaaaCTTTCAAGGTAACTCTCTGAATCCAACCGAATGTTAATAGCACATCTAAAAATGAATGTCAGGTAGTCAACATTCACAAAATGTtgaaaactgattaaaatatacatattacTGAAAGCTACAACTTCACTACGAGGCAGGCATGTATTTTTTTGACTTGTATAGCACCTTCAAGTAcagttcctttattttaaaactacagtgaagaataaaaaagtagTCAATGGTAAAATATCGTTCAACTGAAAATCtctaaacagacaaaaataaagttaaactACCCTCTCTTCTCACCCATGATTTATAATGTTATAAGTACTGTACATTTTTTGtaataatattattaaaatgCCTGATATTTAGTGGcacaagtaaaaaaattaaaataaattaagaagcAGAGGCCAATCACCGGACATAAAGCTTCAGACATGGTCAATGACTAACACTGGTTTTCTTGCGTGCCACTGTGGACGTCGGCGCTGGgacacacagaagcaaaatgaagtcTCGTCCAGCTCTGCTCCCGGGGCTCCGGGCTTCATTTTGCCGGCATCTTCTCTGCCATGTGCTTCTGCTGACTTTCAGCGTGTCTGGGGGGAGGAAAGAAGCTGCATGAGTGGCTGTGCTGAGGAGAGGTGGAAGCCCAAACCACGCGCAGGGCTGTCTCCAAGCCAGCATCCCGAGGTAAGGTGTCTGCCTGGGCTCCTTCCCggcaggaggggacaggaggTGGGCGAAGGGGAGAGGAAACCCTTCTCCGGAGGGGTCTGGGGCCAGCTGGGATGTTCCCTCCCCTCCCGCAGGGCCAGCCAGCCCTTCACCCCCAAGCAatgctgggatggggacagtCGGTGCCCCTCGCCGTGCACTGAAGTCCCCACCGTGCTGACCGCAGcttctaaatgaaattaatttcctgagCTGCCATTAATTGCGTTTAGGAAGCAAAGTATTCCCTGAAGCACAGGAGAAACAGATGCAAGGTGGTGCTGGCGTTTGCCTACTGAcccacctccacctcccatCCCAGATCCCCCCCTCCATCACTTGCTCTTCGTTAAGGGAAGCAGCGATGGCGTCTTGCAAGACTCGGATGTGACAACCTGCCTGCTTGTCCCCGGGGAGAGAGCAGCACCCTACTCAGCCCTTTGATGGCAAAAGCTTTAGTACCAAAATTCTGCTAGAACACCTACGTGCTGCCAACAGCAATCTGGGACCTGTGAGGAGAGAGAAATATCCCGAGGAGCCTCCTTTACCTGGTCAGGTCCTCGATGTCCACCAGCATGGCATCCTGCTCTGTGTGCAGCTCGTCCCGaatgagcagcagctgcaccagcTCCTCGTTCAAGCCTGGAGCCGGGGAGAAAGGGGGTGAGTTGCCGATGTCCTGGGGAACCCAGGCATGGGCCCCGTACCTCATGCTTCCCCACCATGGTCACACAGGAGCTGGTGCGCAGAACCAGGAGGGAGCTCCCCAGAGGATGCATGTTTTCTGGGATGAACTGCAAGCACCTCGCCACTGCGTGCCAGCCCTTCCTCTCTTGAAACGGCTtaatgcagcagcagaaatacaagaTTAATTTCTTGGTGCCTGGAGTCCTGCTGGTTCAGCTTTTGCTCACTTGTGGGCAATAACCCTGAGCAAgaagcaggctgcagggagtGGCCGAGGCTGCAGTTTAGCTTTTTAATACAATACTGCAGCGATACAGAACATGCTGCCCACCCATCCTGGGTTGTGACTGTCGAggccagcccctctgctcaAGAGCGGTGTTCGCGACATCGGTTTCTTGCTGGGGGTTGTGtcaaagagcagcaaaggggaagaaaacaaaaaggaccATGTGAAAAACTGacctgccaggctgggctccCCTGAGGGCCGCACCTGCCCATCACTCCCTGCCACAGCTGGCATTCACAGTTTGCTTCTATACAGCTACACTGGTTTCACGCCTCTTCAGTTTGGGAAGCAAGCCCGGTATTAATGACGTTAACACTTAAGCTCCCATACTTGGGTGCTTTCTAAAGTGAGGCTAATtaataagcatttattttttgcctttccagCACAGAATAACAAATCACGACTCCACGGCACAGCTCTGCAtcctcagcagggctgcttgCAGAAGGGATGCCAATTAACCAAGACGGGTAGGggaggagcagcacagcagcccccagccagccttttttttttttgacctaCAGCCACCAGAGAAGTCTGGTTCATTAATTAATTGAATGGAAGATGAAGAGCCCTTGGGGAAAGAAAACCCTGGATCTTTTGGAGAGAGCAAAGGTGAGGTGTGGCACTGCCCCGGCAGGCAAAGGCAAGGACCCATGAAATGTGTTAAGGGGctgcacagcatcacagaaccacagaagggtttgggttgggagggaccttaaagatcatctagttccgaccccctgccccgggcagggccacctccaccagcccaggttgcccagagccccgtccagcctggccttgagccctgccaggggctgggcacCCACAGTCATGTTAACTGGGAATGGGTTTACCCTGGGATGTTTGCTAAACTGGAGGGTTTCTCCACTGATGAATGGTTTTGATGCCATGGCATAGCATCACGTGAAGACGCAGCCACAACCCCATGAATGGCAGGTGCTTCCAGAACTGGCAGATTTCCCAAGACTATTTTTACCTGACCAGGTTTTGAGTTGCAAGTGGGGCATTTGGTGCTGGCACAATGCTATGACCCCCCTCCCTTATGGAGCCAAATGAGTGCTTTAGGAGAAActtcaaaaagcaaatgagaaagcCAAAGGAGCCAAATCTGGAGAGACTCATACACTTGTGTTATTGTACATTTACATTAACATTTCACGTACATGTACATTAACATTTCTATGTGTATCCTGGAGAACCGGTCTTAATTAAATGGGACATACCAAAGAATAATTAAACAAGTATCACTTACTTTCTATCTGTGAGTGGAGATCATTGACTATCACTTGTAGCTGCCCAATAGTCATGTCTCTTAGATCAGTGGGTTTTAAACTTCTCTTCATCAGGCATTCACTTATATGAGGCATATGTggcagctgaaaagaaatttccaattttttactgtcttcttTGAATTACTTGTATTTCTGAGCAGTGGCAGTTTACATTGCTTGCATCCCCCTCTCACAAGCATGCATCAACAACTCCACCAGGACTAACAGATTGAACTGAAACATCTACACGTTTGACCCATTTTCAAATCTACCAGCATCAGCAATATACTGATGCCAAGGGAGGTGAGGCTATGGTGAGCAGCGCTGTGCCAAGGCAGGAGTGctctgggatgggatgggatgagcAGAATACACCTTAGAGGATGAGCACCATCACGCTGGCCTCGAGGCAGTAACAACCCTGATGCTTCATCATCTCATTCCCTGCATCCATCCCACTCCCGTAACGCCTCGATAAGGTGTCCCATGCTGCTCCTTCCACTCCTGACAGCCCGTTCCTATCTCTTCTGGACCTCTGCATGTCTGCAAGCACTGTGGGGAAGCACCGCCAGCTGCTGAGTGTGTCTTGACAAGCAAAATCAAACAGCAGAAGGGCTGGTGTTACCCCACCGCACCATCCCACAGCCCCCACTTACAAGATCTGCTACCGGCGATTTcttcctgttctgcttttccaccTCCACCTGCATTTTGGCCATGGGCTTAGCCATAGCCAAGGCCATTTTGGCTTCAGCTTGGAGTTTCTTTTGCCTGGTGAGGAAATCCATGTCATCAAGGGATTCCGACTCTTCCTCTGTCGTGTCTCTGTCAGAGTAGGACGAGCTCTGCTTGCTCTAGGGAGGCAGAGATGCAGCCGTTACCGCTGCCCCAGCCACGCCACAGCAAAGCCTGCTGCTGGCTTAACATATTTTTGTGCACTTACAAGTGGTATCATTTCTAGAGAAACGGTGAagagcacagatttttttatttattttaatccccatgattatctttaaaaatcaattcCCAGATAAGCCCGCGTGACTATCAACAGCAACTTGAGCACTTTAAAGGGAAAGAGGAGCCAAGCAGATCAATAGGCATTGAAGGGACAGGCTGGTTAAGCTGGAGGAAAACATCTGGGGCTGTGGAGTTATAtacacaaaggaaaagagaggagaggaaagctggTGGGAGCTGATACCACTTCGTATCCATTACTGCCCTGATAATTATCAGAGCCAgaatgaaaaggaggaaggaaggaaggaagaaggaaaggtcTCTGCTCTACAACAGCTGTGTGCTAGCCAGGGGCAAGCTGCTATCTGCCCCTCAGCATCTTGCCGTTTTTTTATCGATGGCTGAAGATGCTGTTCTGGGGTTTAGCACGGCTATTTCAATAGGATCAGCTCTTTATCAGCTTCCATTACGGATGCCCTATGGTTTCCAAACCAAGTGCATCTGCAGGATGGGTTCCCAGACTTACCATGGGTGACAGTGGCGTGTCCAGGCTGGTTTCTGTCTTGCTGTCATCGGCGTCGCTGTCtttgtcactgctgctgtcatTCACAAAGCAAATCTGCAGGTTCATCCCGCTTTGCAATCTGTGgcagggggaaagggagaggtgACACCGCTGTCACCAGCAGCCCATGGCTCTCCCACCGCACTGATGGGTTACACGGGCAAGGTGTTGCAGCATCGTTCACTTTGAAAGTGATGCTCTGTCCTGATTTTGTATTGCCCTCAGGAAAATATAaccattttcactttttttccaagaagaTGGTCATCCCCCACCCAAAAGCACAGAGCCAGGACCACCAGCTCGCggtggcagggcaggacaggggcaagctcctgctcctgcccagtgctgccATGTCTGGACGTCAGTTACTGGGATTGGAAACCCAGCGGCACGGCAGTGACAATGCTTCTACCACCATCTGTTGATGAACTTCAGAATTACCGAGACACTGCAGAGCTTTTGTCATCATGGGTGGTTGTATcattacattaaataaaatactgtatacaaagtatatatataaaatacagaaaacattaagataggaaatatatatttcttataaTAATATTATATGACATAAAATAATGTGTTAACAATTGAAACGATTTATTCAGAAGGGTAATAAGCCTGTTTGTCACCAAGAGGTGCTACTGCACCGCAAGAGGTTATTACTGTGTTTTCTGGACCCTCTGCTCCATCACTTGATTTGGACAGGTTAAGATCATTTAAATTCGCCTCCCTGGGAATGATTTTTCTCTGGATGCAGTGGCTCAGGGCAGGGGCATCCCAACGCAggctgggaaaaagaaaaagcacttctACAGTGGAAAGTGCCCCATTTTTGACTCACACAACAGTTatccccctgcagctgctgccaagcAGGACATCAGCCAGGTAACATGTTTTACCGGTGCTGTCTGATGCCCCCAGAAAAGCATGGCACAGCAAGCTCCAGGTGGACTTCACAGCtccctctgctcaaagcagccTTGGAGAGTGAACAAGGGAACAGATTTTTTGGACAAAAGGGTGTCTGTGAAAGCCCCATTGATGCTTCTATtgtggagcagctctgcagccaccaccTGAGCCACTGTACTTGGGCTCTCCAGGACAATTTGCCCACCTGACACCAGGGTCAGGCTTTGCACATCTTCCAAATTCATTATAAATTAACCCCAGAAACTACAGATTTTGGGGTCAACTCCATCAGCCTTCTTGGTGCATCGTACTCCATCACTACCTGCTGACAACAGAGCAAACCCCCCAGACATTCTGCTGCCTCTCATTCCTCATTCCCAACGTGAGAAGTCTTGTATTGGTACTTACAGACAGCAAACTCTTACTTTCCATTTATTGTAGTGCAATTTCCTAGTCACTATTACCATTAAATAGAGAGCATTGATAATTGAAATTATGGTGGGGTGACACTggcccaggttgcccagagaggtggcagatgccCCATCGCTGGAAACatcaaggtcaggttggacagggctctgagcaatcCCAGCTAGTTGAAGacgtccctgctcattgcaagaggattggactaggtgacctttaaaggtcccttccaacccaaaccattctacaatTCTGTTCTATAATTCTGCACCAGCTTTCAAGCCATGACGGACAGACACGGGTACCCAGGCCAGGGAGCCAGATGCACCCTTGGCTCAGCTTAAAACTGCATCgcacagaaaaggcagagccAGTGCAAAACGTGGGTCTGTGACTCATGTGGCCATCAAGAGCAAGACCCCAACGCCTCATGCCCAGCCATTTATGCTCTTTTATTTCATATGCAAGCACGAGAGCAACGGTCCTGCAAAGGTTCCCGTAGGTCCTGTAACAGGCACCGTGCAATATTAATGCTTTGCCTGGCctataaatattaatgaaacGCCAAAGCGTTCAGGTACAGCTGGTAATTTCTCGTGGCACAGCTGCCAAACCCTGCCGTGCAGCGTTAATTAGACCGGCGCTATAATTACAAGATAGCAGCTCCTGGTTTAGCTGTAACTACACAGagcaaaactgttttccctttcaaatGACTTGCAGTTCAATTTAATTTCACAATTGTACCTCTCTGGTGTAATAACAGTATTCCTCCTGGGTTTATGCCTCTCTaagacttctttcttctcccacaCCATGGCAACAGGTAGATTTTCACTCCCAATGAGGGAGGTGTTCAATGCTTTCCAAGTGCCATGGGTTACTCTCCGGCAGCTGAATATAAACAAGCTTTTCTGGAGTATATTTGATgtagaaactttaaaaatcagaataagtGAGGTTCCATGCTATGCAATGTGCCAGCCCCAGGGATGGAGCCACGTCCAGCAAGCAGAGCCTGTGTGGAGCATGAGGACATGGTGGGGAGGCAGGAAACCCCGTTAAACCTCATTTTTTCTATTCTCTAGGGTTTTCTGTGCGTGAGATCAATTGCTCTCCACTGCCCTGCTGTCACCAGAGCTAGCTATCAGATCCATTTCCAAGGGGCTGCCACCTCCTGAGCCACCAAAGGAAGATGCGCTTTCACAAGCCACTGGTTTTTCATCATCTGTCACCACACTGCCTGAGCCAGGACTGGTGGGACCAGGGGACCATCCCCACGCCCTGCGTGCCTTCAGACATACACGTCTGGCGTTAAACCAGGCATTCAGACATCAAAATCCTCAGCATTTTGCAACTCAACAAAGAActtattgggaaaaaaaaaataaattagtcaACTGTTTTCCTGACAGTAAGTCCAGTTGTGCATTCATGATACTTCCACCACCGTTCTTGGTCTGCCCAAGTCCAAAAGCAATGCCCAGTTCAGGGCTGAGATCTAAATGAAAACCTGAAGGAAACCTAACTCGGGAAGCTTCAGCTCATTTGCTTTATCCCCTGAGCATTCACATACCTCTTCTAATACAGTCTAAAACTAATATTTTAGCATATTatctatatttatttatgtaacaTATAATTACTGTGTTTTGAGCGTAAGATACTGTTCTATAACAAGGAAAATTCAAGACTATGGCTGCAAGCAAAAACCACGGGATCCACTGAAGGGCAGGTCTCAAGATGTCCCACTGGAGGCATCTCACACTTTTCAGCCTCCAAAGGGGCTTTGGGCTGCAAGACCGCCTGGCTTACTGGGAGGCTCGGCTCGGCTTACCGGGAGGAGAGGCTCGGCTTGCCActcttgctgcagctggtgtAGAGTCCCGGGCCATCGTCGAAGAAACTGCCCAGAGCCAACTTCTGCCTGATGGACTCCCGCTCATTCTTCTGGGCCTGAAAGCAAAGGGCAACAAGAAAGGATGAAGCTGCCAGTCACACCAGTGTGCAGGAAGGAGAGCTGTCCCACCTCCCCACTGCCACTCTCGTGATGCCCAGCATCCCCCCCACGCCTGGGTGGCCCGCATAACCCATGCCAGCAGGGAAGCCCATCTGCATCTCTCTCCACATGCTGATAGAAACAGATCTATATCTACACACACATCTGGTTATGCACACGCATTAGTATATATACCTAATATATGTACTATGTATGTgcgtgtgtatgtatatatacccCTATATCTATATACAGCCACCGAGGCCACGCTTGCACCATTAACATCTtccacttccctgagcagcctccAAAACCACACAATCCTTCTGCCAGCGTGCTTagagatgtatttttaactATTGCCATCAAATTATCCACAGTTGTAAAAATGTGGGTTTATATATACATAAGTTTTTTTGAATAAGGACAAACTACAAAGTGATTTGAAATTAATCACCAACAGACTGTGTAATCAATGTGCAATAAATGAAAATCACAGATCTAGGTTCAAAATTAGCACCAGTACTATCCCAGTGTCTGTCACTAATGGATTATATGCCAACACTGACAACAAATTCATACAAGGTGGCAAGTTATTGATAGCAGGAACATTCTGAAGCCATCAAAcgtttcattttaaaataacacataATACCCGATCACGAatacacagcaaaagaaaacagagcaggcaAGCATGAGCTGCTTCCACAGTGTTAATCAATGTAACTGTGCTTCTTATACTTCacttaagtaaaaataaagcaccTTTTTTGATACAAGGACGTTAAGATgtaacaaaatgcaaattattaaCTTACAATAGCTAATAATTTAATTCCATCTCCAGTGCTGACTACATACATTACATTATCATACTGCCCATTATATCGTCAATCTCTTATCAAAATACATACTTACAAAACCTAAccccttttatttaaaacatttaaggtattaaaaataatcccCATGGCATCAAGTGGTATCAAGATTTTGGGTTCAGCTCCCACTTTCCAAGGTTCTACCCAGGCTGGCCAGCTATGtttttctactttgttttttcaGGTTTCAATAACTGATGCCTCAATCACACGGAGGCAGCTAGATTTCGAAGGAAAATTAGCCAGCCTTGCTGGTGAAGGCAGTACAGTGAAAAAACTAAGTAAAAATGAgcaagcaatatttttttaatgggctGAAAGTAGAGAGAGACAGGGCTGCCCGTGCCGGTTCCTCGTGCTGCCCATCTCGCGATGCATGTGGGTGTCTCCCCGTGAGTGCCAGCTGCATCCCTCAGTGCATCAATATTTCATGAAGTCACGGATACTTAGCCTCCCCGTTTTCCCAGCTCAGATGATCCTCTCCCACATCTTCCCATCTACATCTGATTTTCCCTTGTGTTTCAACAGAAATCAGGAGCCCAGAGCACatctccacctcctcctgcccaaCCGGGAGGGCACATCCCAGCCTCCACGCCAGCTGGGACCgctcctcccccacccctgcagcacACCCACCCACTCTGTGTGTGCTGAAAACTCTTCTGGGCATTAAAATACACATCAACACAGGCACACTTTCACATATTTACCCCTTTCAGATGGGGCTGTCTCTCCggatctttttaaattttgctccATTTCCCACCGAGACGCAACAGCTCCCAGTTCGACATCTGTACATTTAATCAATGTGCAATTTGTTTTCTCCACCAGGTCATTACTGAGGATACTAAATAACACCGCTCCCAGGACTGAGCTCAGAATATCCCCTTTTATAAACCAGACACAGGCTAATGACCATAAAGAAATCAAGAGTCCCATTTGTTATTATAAAACAGGGAACAGTTACTAAGAAATAGAATATACCTAAGGGAACTGGACTTTGGGCCTTAGATGAATTACCCAACAGCTGCAGCATGCTTCCTGAGCTGGGACTGAAAACTATAAATCGACAAGGAATATTGCAAGCGGTTTTTTGACTATCAGATACACTTACTCggtatataaaaaataatggatCAAATACTCCACATGCAAAGGTACTagcaagaaaaacattaaaaagttatttaagtGTGTATTTTGACACTGaatcaaaaaatgtatttctgaaagaggGGTCTGGTGTGAAGCTAAAGCCTAGTTTagacaattattttaaacaaaaggctGCTTTCTATTTTATAGGCAAAACAGTTTGGGGCGGATGTTTTCCTTCTTACCATTGACCTTCCAGTTCAGAAGGTCAGCAGCTACCTTTGTTTAAGCACATGAATAAAAACACAATGTCAGGTTATGGCTGTGACTGCCTACACGTAAGACGCTTTACACAACCGTTCCAGTAAAGGGAAATTGCCAGCAGAGGTTCAGCCTTTCCCCACAGCACACCCAGCACCGTTTCCCAGTCCTACCGCCTGCTGTAATTACTGCTGCTTATAAAGCTATTGCAATCACCTCTCTTGTGCTTGCAGATGATACACGACCATATGTGCTCTTACACCGCTCACCTCCAACCCACGCCGGCACCCAGCCCATCCCCGGCATGCTGTGCCACCTCAGCACCGAAAACCCCTACATGTTTTGTTGAGAGCATACATTCATTATACAATATATGCCTTTTTCCCATAAACCCATCCCCGGGGCCACATAGAGCTCCCGCTGATGCTGGAGGCTGTCCCTGACCGACCTGATGCTGGATGCAGAGTGGCCACCCATGGCAGCAGTCACAagatttctgcagttttctgggAAACGGAGCAAAGCCCATACTGTTATTTGTGGCACTTAGGCAGCAGTAGCTGGGCTGCGCTTTCCACCAGGCACCCCTCCACACTATTCCGCATGCAGGCACCTGTACTAGCAGCCTTTACTCATTACCAGCATCGCCCGACATAGCATATAACATCGCACATGGAAGATTTATTTGGCATTGAGGTGTAACAGTGATTTGCCAGGCCCCTCGCCTGGTGACGGCGCTTCTGGAGTTGTACCGATCAGTACCAAACCTGGATGGAATACCAGGTGTGCTTTGCTAAGCTACTGCCTGCTTGGAGAGGGAAAAAGTCTAATTACACAGTAAATTACAGTTTAACGGGTACCAGCAACACTTTGgcaggatcctgccccagcgGGGCAGTGCCACTGTGATGCGAGGGGTTAAAATGCTGCGAGGCTGGATGCCAGgaccatccaccagcaccaaacaggctgcacagcccGTGCCTGGCCCCGGCCAGCCAGCAGCGCTGGGCCACGGCTGGGCCACCGAAGCTATTTTTGCCAGGGTTTGTCATTACCAGCCACGGACAATTACTATATTTAAAGTTCCAGACCCATAGGCAGTGCCTTATTTTATCTCTGCAAAGTACAAGGGCTATTAttggatttaaaaacagaacttgCAACTGcagaacatttgtttttatctcctttttttttgcacaggGGATTTGCTGGTAAATGCGAAACCGAGTCAAACTCACATTATCAAGCCACGTAGCAAATTGCCTTAAAACCCAGGGCACTCAGGGTACGAGGACGCGTTTAGAAACCTctctttacattttatttatcatAAAGCGATATGGAaatgcaggaggaggaaggtttgctgccctgtgctggtgcatTAAACATCACCGAGCGCctccctgctctggcacctgaAACCCAGTGCCCGGGAGGGTGTTGGGCAGTGCTTTGGCAGGTCCCCCTCCTGCCAAGAGAGTAACTGTTGGCAGACAAAAGGCTCCTTTTTGTCCCTTACCTTTTTATAACTCCCCTCCCCGGGCGGCTCGGCTGCTTTCCTGATGACGTCACCCATGCCATCACCCTCCCGACTCATCGCCTTCGCTCCCGGGTCCTCACGTGGCCGGTGAAACGCTCCCACCGGGGCATCTCAGCCCTTCCTCCACTCTTGGGTTAGCACCATGGGATCAAGCGCTCGCCCCCGCAGCCAAGACCTGCAGCAGACCACCGTCCCCTGGCTGGGACGCTTCCCTGGCCCCTCTCGCCTCCTGGCCGCTCCGGAGCACCTTGCTTTTCCCTAATAAAGTCAACGGCAGCGCTGGAGCCCCCGCCAGCTGAAGAGAGGGAGGCGAAGGCTGTGCCGGGCCAGGGAAGCCGTGTCCTCCTCCAGCCACTGCCAGCGCTGGATAAAAATAGCCCCGAGTCCTCAACGGCTACACAAGGGCAGGAAAAAACCCGGTGTCTGATGTCAAAACTCAAGCCTGGCAGTATAGCCATGGCCAGAGGGGACGGGAGGAAGGGGTTTTCTCCAGGGGCTTTCACGGTGAAGTTATCCTAATGAATTCCCAGCGGTCGGAGATGCTGCCCGCGGCTGGGGCTGTAAGTCCGGGCAGAGCTGGAGCGGTCCTCAGGCCTCC from Falco peregrinus isolate bFalPer1 chromosome 12, bFalPer1.pri, whole genome shotgun sequence encodes:
- the SCHIP1 gene encoding schwannomin-interacting protein 1 isoform X3; protein product: MVHQENCSYQAQKNERESIRQKLALGSFFDDGPGLYTSCSKSGKPSLSSRLQSGMNLQICFVNDSSSDKDSDADDSKTETSLDTPLSPMSKQSSSYSDRDTTEEESESLDDMDFLTRQKKLQAEAKMALAMAKPMAKMQVEVEKQNRKKSPVADLLPHMPHISECLMKRSLKPTDLRDMTIGQLQVIVNDLHSQIESLNEELVQLLLIRDELHTEQDAMLVDIEDLTRHAESQQKHMAEKMPAK
- the SCHIP1 gene encoding schwannomin-interacting protein 1 isoform X2 translates to MSREGDGMGDVIRKAAEPPGEGSYKKAQKNERESIRQKLALGSFFDDGPGLYTSCSKSGKPSLSSRLQSGMNLQICFVNDSSSDKDSDADDSKTETSLDTPLSPMSKQSSSYSDRDTTEEESESLDDMDFLTRQKKLQAEAKMALAMAKPMAKMQVEVEKQNRKKSPVADLLPHMPHISECLMKRSLKPTDLRDMTIGQLQVIVNDLHSQIESLNEELVQLLLIRDELHTEQDAMLVDIEDLTRHAESQQKHMAEKMPAK
- the SCHIP1 gene encoding schwannomin-interacting protein 1 isoform X1, with translation MNDSREDGMDLGSDAGSSRSSSESNSSKATPCSEGKSSPSPSSLDLAALEDSEEEEEDGGYLPSPPARRPPPRCPAGDARCRAAPARRSGSPAAAAPRRPAASRPRPPQPQRPPPVPPQERRAAGGRRGGGAQPPREPQPPAMDWAALERHLAGLQCREQERGQRASPASAQKNERESIRQKLALGSFFDDGPGLYTSCSKSGKPSLSSRLQSGMNLQICFVNDSSSDKDSDADDSKTETSLDTPLSPMSKQSSSYSDRDTTEEESESLDDMDFLTRQKKLQAEAKMALAMAKPMAKMQVEVEKQNRKKSPVADLLPHMPHISECLMKRSLKPTDLRDMTIGQLQVIVNDLHSQIESLNEELVQLLLIRDELHTEQDAMLVDIEDLTRHAESQQKHMAEKMPAK